The Pelmatolapia mariae isolate MD_Pm_ZW linkage group LG9, Pm_UMD_F_2, whole genome shotgun sequence genome has a segment encoding these proteins:
- the naa50 gene encoding N-alpha-acetyltransferase 50 isoform X1 produces the protein MKGSRIELGDVTPHNIKQLKRLNQVIFPVSYNDKFYKDVLEVGELAKLAYFNDIAVGAVCCRVDHSQNQKRLYIMTLGCLAPYRRLGIGTKMLNHVLNICEKDGTFDNIYLHVQISNESAIDFYQKFGFEIIETKKNYYKRIEPADAHVLQKSLRSPCALPSGELQKSE, from the exons tagccggATCGAGCTGGGGGACGTTACGCCCCACAACATTAAGCAGCTGAAACGCCTCAACCAGGTCATCTTCCCCGTCAGCTACAACGACAAGTTTTACAAAGATGTGCTGGAAGTTGGAGAGCTTGCAAAGCTAG cGTACTTCAATGACATTGCAGTGGGTGCTGTGTGCTGCAGAGTGGACCACTCTCAGAACCAGAAGAGACTGTACATCATGACACTTGGCTGTCTAGCACCCTACCGTAGACTTGGAATTG GTACAAAGATGCTTAATCATGTGCTAAACATCTGCGAGAAGGATGGAACTTTTGATAATATTTACCT TCATGTGCAGATCAGCAATGAGTCGGCCATTGACTTTTACCAGAAGTTTGGCTTTGAGATTATTGAGACAAAGAAGAATTACTACAAGAGGATAGAGCCTGCAGATGCCCATGTGTTGCAAAAGAGCCTGCGCAGTCCTTGTGCACTGCCCAGTGGAGAGCTTCAGAAGTCAGAGTAG
- the LOC134634438 gene encoding basic helix-loop-helix domain-containing protein USF3, which yields MPEMTETQTPGRKPKKKKNKESHNAVERHRKEKINAGINRIGNLLPCSQALKQSKNMILDQAFRYITELKKQNDTMLLEGGDKVQAEEIRRLRRQLEELRRESAHYIELLKANDINPLEDPTIHWKGKQSCAKVAKVPPTHQLPKGIIVCSNGNGAFPAGKETSPGKQSSETLIIQPSSEASARLRVNGALLHVNNSSSTPALLPGSAAAPTQSTPSLRMIEQCVVEAPAVAPTLPPSVSYITLQIPAASTSMPQQAQPLTLAATSASQLPTEGSALPASTHPTKASEGCSWVTQDTAIRTASYTAIPTSQALLRAGAAGSTQTTWTTLQMAGNTVQPVCQSLSTPEVSNTTQPIQQVTVCPMGSKPSVHPIQIQMQPQVPVQQAPLTGHIQAQPFQRAPQIRPAVLNQTQPQPILACQPQCAVLPQSAIVQPPPVVAHPAVVSQPQPTLLQPAIIPQPQPLPQPALVPQPQATVLPLLQTMQVLQVNPGGATASGVTVPQNTNNPSVVILQQASACPTQPVVREEITSQTPCQHFVIIQAPNQAATSAQNPQVGMVPAAIPTVSTQIPMTSTSVSAPSLQSVGGKQLVHILPRPVQPQASHPPQATQTSSSPPVPTTPQTITVNGQVFALQPVKTSDKASSQGGQSTLQLVQPTTSEEPTTNVALNSLGALSSLNQSISQGLPLNISSQNNGQPPPAPLSVLQQQPPAPASISGATLALPARQLQVPVTSGLVVSTSKPSAKRLRTALNMKRAAAKRTKATKKKETSPPQPAVALSAKPIAATGESQVVQVTGSQVLQSASVKVTDINSTCTTAVTAIDKAIGSVTTQQNTQKMVVSSSSSGPAVFSQSHPRDKTSVSASQSDSTFSHSNTSSITTAVTAVTATSIEPSVSSDLVDKSKVSPLSGSDSAVTKLSAAEAKHPITSTETSITQTKCTASTAASGQNRPVVTSAAASETLYTSSSVSTVCLTPVCTSSTTATAPLPFNKTTQQTSPCRSQGSASQDSLPCNKQESQATPSSSVSTTLSSSAPAFSAMHSSATTPTTSSDISKRNTAPRVTTQQTDVSTPNLSSCHPTEGKPPQAPRANSEAQEEMQSTPAAKESLVVTPDIPTRKDFSLSQQVYTNLDDQTLEHSLTSSRQTDSPMSTGAGGGRGFSVASMLPQGHTIGASSGSFGTFTFTNEQAEMLALAMLEQDSPGRRSGGCSGENTASTNPTTATWEPPKTTPVSASKERGSAGQQAKVNKPIDPGTVKPAVEVSVRGQVGEGSVSAASGSRHPQNISYSQSQPLPQVQSQNSSQSGTVASLSVNNLIRPSSSHQPYPGSPNLPGQQASAPSPAGTSSLISQASNNAHSPCSGATQPNEYIPLKTTLMRAQGGVGVGERQVKIISKRQAQDEVMLNTSKRPKPCPPSGNPVNHMDVKAADHNQMMVGQLPSSSSTVMTRINSEGGGPLFSANSFMSPVVRPADGHCPPQGPPEQNQPGVLHLPQGHQQHAVTQPGQHLGGNLYMKQQQQEQQRHHLYHLQHHLTQSDPAQRHSIHQRALQQQEQHVQKKRALVRGSQTGSPAGLQQKQHHLEKSGVQQQQHPSHQQQQAQHQQHTQQQTQQHPQQSHQQSQQHQQPTQHQSHPQQHQQQTHQQPPQGQHQQHQQQQQLQQQQSSHSRHQQHLQQQIQQQHFRHQEKSCEAQAAGSRGHHSNHLAQQDHLKSGQDHNAMQRMMSSRSLEQQLISPPANPVSRSSDLACTPSRQERHRVSSYSAEALIGKSSTSGEQQRIGLHLQPGHSGAQEQPDLRGYLDTSRGKANIAHNPQSRLPSDHPGSADVQRVSECPPFKAMGGAGGAHQLSGFEAQVSRGSDMTSKPVPPSQRGPQGQQQPGFRMGPATDGRNRGGYSGAHPGSQGVQVGPALPREQDGCHQSFMQSLLSPHLPEQSNHQRAVQCCPPVSMEYSCVPGNSSGDIQAKASSPSVPQTQKAPPMRLTEGNKGHISQVSSNMHPGPGVRSGLPHPPPPHSSSEPGRSSAPSRPPTAVSQHSRHIARDPQPTKLRPGDRPRSGTLRPSNPFEPEGHLPLPPGGGVLLSRPQSGGEARRSAIVRFMSDSAQVPSDNNLVPDQHLTQNFGFPFIPEGGMNPPPPINANSTFIPPVSQPNASRTPSLLPVEPQNTLTSFYPSYSPAAHPSLSSDVTLQYFPNQMFTSPSADKGSAPPLNNRFGSILSPPRPVGFGQASFPLLPEMPPMPIANSSGITPHISNFNLTSLFPEIATGMPTDGSAMPMSPLLSLSNTASADSGKQPNRPAHNISHILGHDGSSAV from the exons ATGCCAGAGATGACTGAAACTCAGACACCTGGCCGTAAACCCAA aaagaagaaaaacaaagaatctCACAATGCAG ttgaaagacacagaaaagaaaagattaatGCCGGGATTAACCGCATTGGTAATCTTTTGCCGTGTTCCCAGGCACTTAAACAG agtAAGAACATGATACTGGACCAGGCCTTTCGTTACATCACTGAACTGAAGAAACAAAATGATACAATGCTTCTGGAAGGAGGAGATAAAGTCCAAG CAGAGGAAATCCGTCGGCTGCGGCGTCAGCTGGAGGAATTGAGGCGAGAGAGTGCTCACTATATTGAGCTCCTCAAAGCCAATGACATTAACCCTCTGGAAGATCCCACTATCCACTGGAAGGGCAAACAAAGCTGTGCTAAAGTGGCAAAAGTTCCACCTACTCACCAGCTCCCAAAGGGGATCATTGTTTGTTCTAATGGCAATGGGGCATTCCCTGCAGGAAAGGAGACTAGCCCAGGAAAACAGTCATCTGAAACATTAATTATTCAGCCATCATCTGAGGCCAGTGCCAGATTAAGGGTTAATGGAGCCCTGCTGCATGTTAACAACTCTTCTTCTACCCCTGCACTTCTCCCTGGGTCAGCAGCAGCACCCACTCAGTCTACACCCAGCCTGAGAATGATAGAGCAGTGTGTGGTCGAAGCACCAGCTGTGGCACCCACTCTGCCACCTTCTGTGTCTTACATCACCCTCCAGATTCCTGCAGCATCCACGTCAATGCCTCAGCAAGCTCAGCCCCTCACCTTAGCAGCTACTTCAGCCTCACAGCTCCCCACTGAAGGCTCTGCTCTGCCTGCATCCACCCACCCTACAAAAGCTTCGGAGGGTTGCTCATGGGTAACGCAGGACACTGCCATAAGGACTGCAAGTTACACTGCTATCCCAACCAGCCAAGCCCTTCTCAGGGCTGGGGCAGCAGGCAGCACACAGACTACCTGGACAACACTGCAGATGGCAGGGAACACAGTGCAGCCAGTCTGCCAAAGTCTTTCCACTCCAGAAGTCAGCAACACCACCCAGCCTATCCAGCAGGTGACTGTATGTCCAATGGGCAGCAAACCATCTGTTCACCCAATTCAAATACAGATGCAACCACAGGTGCCTGTACAGCAGGCACCTCTTACAGGTCACATTCAAGCGCAGCCGTTTCAAAGAGCACCCCAGATACGGCCAGCAGTCCTAAACCAGACACAGCCTCAGCCTATCCTAGCATGCCAACCTCAGTGTGCTGTTCTTCCTCAATCAGCCATAGTACAGCCGCCACCTGTGGTGGCCCACCCTGCAGTAGTGTCTCAGCCCCAGCCTACTCTTCTTCAACCAGCCATAATCCCACAGCCTCAACCCCTCCCTCAGCCAGCCCTGGTACCCCAGCCACAGGCCACTGTGCTTCCTCTCCTTCAGACCATGCAGGTGTTGCAAGTCAACCCAGGTGGAGCAACAGCTTCAGGTGTTACAGTACCACAGAACACAAACAATCCAAGTGTTGTAATCCTGCAGCAGGCCAGTGCTTGCCCTACCCAGCCAGTTGTGAGGGAGGAAATAACAAGTCAAACACCATGTCAGCATTTTGTAATCATTCAGGCACCCAATCAGGCTGCAACTTCTGCTCAGAATCCCCAAGTTGGCATGGTGCCTGCCGCTATCCCTACTGTTTCCACTCAGATACCCATGACCAGCACTTCGGTGTCTGCCCCATCCTTGCAGAGTGTAGGGGGAAAGCAGCTGGTGCACATTCTTCCTCGCCCTGTTCAGCCTCAAGCGAGCCATCCTCCGCAGGCCACCCAGACATCATCTTCTCCACCAGTTCCTACAACCCCGCAGACTATCACTGTGAATGGACAGGTGTTTGCCTTGCAGCCTGTGAAGACTTCTGATAAGGCCAGTTCCCAGGGTGGCCAGAGTACATTGCAGCTAGTCCAGCCCACTACCAGTGAGGAACCGACTACTAATGTGGCTCTCAACAGCTTAGGGGCCCTCAGCAGTCTCAATCAGAGCATCTCTCAGGGTCTTCCTCTTAACATTTCTAGTCAGAACAATGGTCAGCCTCCACCTGCTCCATTATCAGTgttgcagcagcagcctcctgcTCCAGCATCCATCTCTGGAGCCACACTTGCACTACCTGCCCGACAGCTACAGGTCCCAGTCACATCAGGGCTGGTGGTTAGTACCTCTAAGCCTTCAGCAAAGAGGCTTCGCACAGCCTTGAATatgaagagagcagcagcaaaaaGGACTAAAGCtacaaagaaaaaggaaaccaGTCCCCCACAACCTGCTGTAGCTCTTTCTGCCAAGCCAATAGCTGCTACAGGAGAGAGCCAGGTAGTTCAGGTTACAGGATCTCAAGTTTTACAGTCTGCATCTGTTAAAGTCACAGACATTAACTCCACATGTACCACAGCTGTCACAGCTATAGATAAAGCTATAGGTAGTGtcactacacaacagaacacacAGAAAATGGTTGTAAGCAGTTCATCCAGCGGGCCAGCTGTGTTTAGTCAATCCCATCCACGGGATAAAACCTCTGTCAGTGCGTCTCAGAGTGATTCGACATTCAGTCATTCTAACACTAGCAGCATCACGACTGCAGTTACAGCAGTCACTGCCACATCGATCGAGCCATCGGTTAGTTCAGACTTGGTTGACAAGAGTAAAGTATCTCCACTTTCTGGCAGCGACTCAGCTGTAACCAAGCTCTCAGCTGCTGAGGCTAAACATCCTATCACCAGTACAGAAACTAGCATAACACAAACTAAGTGCACTGCCAGCACTGCTGCTTCTGGACAAAACCGGCCTGTGGTGACCTCAGCAGCTGCCTCTGAAACTCTGTACACTTCTTCCTCTGTTTCTACTGTATGTTTGACTCCAGTCTGCACCAGCAGTACCACAGCAACTGCACCGTTACCTTTTAATAAGACTACCCAACAAACATCACCTTGTCGTTCCCAGGGATCTGCCTCACAAGATTCTCTGCCTTGTAATAAACAGGAGTCTCAAGCCACTCCTTCATCTTCTGTGTCCACAACCCTGTCATCATCTGCACCTGCATTTTCTGCTATGCACAGCTCTGCAACAACCCCTACAACAAGTTCAGATATTAGTAAAAGGAACACTGCTCCCAGAGTTACAACACAGCAGACTGATGTGAGCACACCCAATCTGTCCTCCTGCCATCCTACTGAGGGCAAACCGCCTCAGGCCCCTAGAGCAAACAGTGAGGCTCAGGAGGAGATGCAGTCCACACCAGCAGCCAAAGAGAGCTTAGTAGTGACTCCTGACATTCCTACTAGAAAGGACTTTTCGTTGTCTCAACAGGTGTACACTAACTTAGATGATCAAACTCTGGAGCACTCTTTGACCTCTAGCAGGCAGACTGATTCTCCCATGTCTACTGGAGCTGGGGGTGGTAGAGGGTTTTCTGTGGCGTCCATGCTTCCCCAAGGCCACACTATTGGTGCATCATCTGGGTCCTTTGGAACATTTACATTCACAAATGAGCAGGCAGAGATGCTGGCATTAGCCATGCTGGAGCAGGACAGCCCTGGAAGGAGGAGTGGAGGCTGCTCTGGGGAAAACACTGCATCTACTAATCCCACCACAGCCACGTGGGAGCCCCCCAAAACCACACCAGTGTCAGCCAGTAAAGAACGAGGCTCAGCTGGGCAGCAGGCTAAAGTGAATAAGCCTATTGACCCAGGAACAGTTAAACCTGCTGTTGAGGTGTCTGTCAGAGGACAGGTTGGGGAAGGGTCTGTGAGTGCAGCCAGTGGAAGCAGACATCCACAAAACATTTCTTACTCCCAGTCTCAGCCTCTTCCCCAGGTCCAGTCTCAGAACTCATCCCAGAGTGGGACAGTGGCAAGCCTCAGTGTCAACAACCTGATTAGGCCCAGCTCTAGTCACCAGCCCTACCCTGGCTCCCCAAATCTGCCTGGCCAACAGGCCTCAGCTCCCTCTCCTGCGGGGACCTCATCTCTTATATCCCAAGCCTCAAATAATGCTCACTCACCCTGTTCAGGTGCTACACAGCCAAATGAGTACATCCCCTTAAAGACTACACTAATGAGGGCTCAGGGAGGAGTTGGTGTTGGCGAGCGACAAGTAAAGATAATTTCCAAGCGGCAGGCTCAGGATGAGGTGATGTTAAACACTAGTAAACGACCTAAGCCCTGCCCTCCATCTGGTAACCCTGTCAACCACATGGATGTGAAAGCCGCTGACCACAACCAGATGATGGTAGGTCAGCTACCGTCGTCTTCCTCAACCGTCATGACAAGGATTAATTCAGAAGGTGGAGGCCCTCTCTTCTCTGCAAACTCTTTTATGAGCCCGGTAGTTAGGCCTGCAGATGGGCACTGCCCTCCACAAGGACCTCCTGAGCAGAACCAGCCAGGGGTACTTCATCTGCCCCAGGGGCATCAGCAGCATGCTGTAACACAGCCTGGTCAACATCTGGGAGGGAACCTTTACATGAAACAGcaacagcaggagcagcagaggcACCATCTGTATCATCTGCAGCACCACTTGACACAGTCAGATCCAGCACAGCGCCACTCAATACACCAGAGGGCGCTGCAGCAACAAGAGCAGCATGTCCAGAAGAAGCGGGCACTCGTCAGAGGCAGTCAAACAGGCTCACCTGCTGGCctgcagcagaagcagcatCACCTGGAAAAGTCTGgagttcagcagcagcagcatccttcacatcaacaacaacaggcaCAGCATCAAcagcacacacagcagcagaccCAGCAACATCCACAGCAGTCACACCAACAATCACAGCAGCATCAACAGCCAACACAGCACCAGTCTCATCcccagcagcaccaacaacagaCACACCAACAGCCTCCACAGGGACAGCATCAACAacaccaacagcagcagcagttgcagcagcagcagagctctCACTCCAgacaccagcagcatctgcagcAGCAGATCCAGCAGCAGCACTTTAGGCACCAGGAGAAGAGTTGTGAAGCACAGGCAGCCGGTTCCAGGGGCCATCACAGTAATCACCTGGCCCAGCAGGACCACCTCAAG TCTGGTCAAGACCATAATGCTATGCAGAGGATGATGAGCTCTAGGAGTCTGGAGCAGCAGCTCATTTCTCCTCCCGCCAATCCTGTGTCACGGTCGTCTGACTTGGCCTGCACTCCATCTCGGCAGGAACGTCACCGTGTGTCCAGCTACTCTGCTGAGGCGCTCATCGGTAAAAGCTCCACTAGTGGCGAGCAGCAGCGCATCGGTCTCCACCTTCAGCCTGGTCACAGTGGCGCTCAGGAGCAGCCAGACCTCCGTGGTTATCTGGACACGTCAAGAGGGAAGGCCAACATTGCACATAACCCACAGAGCCGTCTGCCATCTGACCATCCGGGGTCCGCTGATGTTCAGCGGGTCTCAGAGTGTCCGCCCTTTAAGGCTATGGGGGGTGCAGGAGGAGCACATCAGCTCAGTGGTTTTGAGGCTCAGGTATCTCGTGGGAGTGACATGACATCTAAACCAGTGCCTCCCTCCCAGAGGGGGCCTCAGGGGCAGCAACAGCCAGGTTTCAGGATGGGCCCTGCAACAGATGGCCGAAATCGTGGGGGCTACAGTGGAGCTCATCCTGGCTCACAAGGGGTCCAGGTTGGACCAGCACTGCCTCGAGAACAGGATGGATGTCATCAGAGTTTCATGCAAAGCCTCCTGTCCCCCCACCTTCCTGAGCAGAGCAACCACCAACGAGCAGTGCAGTGCTGTCCCCCGGTCAGCATGGAGTACAGCTGTGTGCCTGGAAACTCGTCAGGAGACATACAGGCCAAGGCCTCCAGTCCCAGTGTTCCCCAAACCCAGAAGGCTCCGCCTATGCGACTTACAGAGGGAAACAAGGGCCACATTTCTCAGGTCAGCAGTAACATGCACCCAGGCCCAGGTGTGCGATCAGGACTCCCTCACCCTCCACCCCCACACAGCAGCTCTGAGCCAGGCCGCTCCTCTGCCCCCTCCCGTCCACCCACTGCTGTTAGCCAACACTCTCGCCACATTGCCAGAGATCCTCAGCCCACCAAACTGAGACCTGGCGACCGGCCTCGATCCGGTACGCTCAGACCGAGCAACCCATTTGAGCCTGAGGGCCATCTGCCTctgccccctggaggtggggtgCTGCTGAGCCGACCACAGTCTGGAGGAGAGGCACGGCGTAGCGCCATTGTGCGCTTCATGTCAGACAGTGCTCAGGTTCCTAGCGACAACAACCTGGTTCCTGATCAGCACCTAACACAAAACTTTGGTTTCCCTTTTATTCCTGAGGGAGGGATGAATCCTCCACCTCCCATCAATGCAAACTCTACGTTCATCCCGCCAGTGAGCCAGCCGAACGCCTCCCGTACGCCGTCCCTCCTCCCCGTTGAGCCTCAGAACACTTTAACCTCCTTCTACCCTTCCTATTCTCCAGCTGCTCACCCCAGCCTTTCCAGTGATGTCACCCTCCAATACTTTCCCAACCAAATGTTTACGAGCCCGAGTGCCGACAAAGGCAGCGCTCCTCCACTCAACAACCGCTTTGGCTCAATCCTCTCCCCGCCACGCCCTGTGGGTTTTGGTCAGGCCAGCTTCCCGCTGCTTCCAGAAATGCCCCCGATGCCCATCGCCAACTCGTCTGGAATCACCCCTCACATCTCCAACTTCAACTTGACCTCTCTGTTTCCCGAAATCGCTACCGGCATGCCCACTGATGGCTCAGCGATGCCAATGTCTCCCTTGCTGTCTCTCTCTAACACCGCATCTGCCGACTCGGGCAAGCAGCCGAATCGTCCTGCTCACAACATCAGCCACATTCTGGGCCACGACGGCAGCTCGGCCGTGTGA
- the naa50 gene encoding N-alpha-acetyltransferase 50 isoform X2: protein MKGRIELGDVTPHNIKQLKRLNQVIFPVSYNDKFYKDVLEVGELAKLAYFNDIAVGAVCCRVDHSQNQKRLYIMTLGCLAPYRRLGIGTKMLNHVLNICEKDGTFDNIYLHVQISNESAIDFYQKFGFEIIETKKNYYKRIEPADAHVLQKSLRSPCALPSGELQKSE from the exons ccggATCGAGCTGGGGGACGTTACGCCCCACAACATTAAGCAGCTGAAACGCCTCAACCAGGTCATCTTCCCCGTCAGCTACAACGACAAGTTTTACAAAGATGTGCTGGAAGTTGGAGAGCTTGCAAAGCTAG cGTACTTCAATGACATTGCAGTGGGTGCTGTGTGCTGCAGAGTGGACCACTCTCAGAACCAGAAGAGACTGTACATCATGACACTTGGCTGTCTAGCACCCTACCGTAGACTTGGAATTG GTACAAAGATGCTTAATCATGTGCTAAACATCTGCGAGAAGGATGGAACTTTTGATAATATTTACCT TCATGTGCAGATCAGCAATGAGTCGGCCATTGACTTTTACCAGAAGTTTGGCTTTGAGATTATTGAGACAAAGAAGAATTACTACAAGAGGATAGAGCCTGCAGATGCCCATGTGTTGCAAAAGAGCCTGCGCAGTCCTTGTGCACTGCCCAGTGGAGAGCTTCAGAAGTCAGAGTAG